The following proteins are co-located in the Gossypium hirsutum isolate 1008001.06 chromosome A02, Gossypium_hirsutum_v2.1, whole genome shotgun sequence genome:
- the LOC107957083 gene encoding dihydroxy-acid dehydratase, chloroplastic — protein sequence MQATFLSSRTTVLPATKPATAIPNRRQCLSVTAQSQATVTAEPPSPSAVKLNKYSSRITEPKSQGASQAMLYGVGLSEDDMSKPQVGISSVWYEGNTCNMHLLKLSEEVKRGVEEAGMIGFRFNTVGVSDGISMGTRGMCFSLQSRDLIADSIETVMSAQWYDGNISIPGCDKNMPGTIIAMGRLNRPSIMVYGGTIKPGHFQGNTFDIVSAFQCYGEYVSGSISDEQRKNVILNSCPGAGACGGMYTANTMASAIEAMGMSLPYSSSIPAEDPLKLDECRLAGKYLLELLKMDLKPRDIITRKSLRNAMVIVMALGGSTNAVLHLIAIARSVGLELTLDDFQKVSDEVPFLADLKPSGKYVMEDVHKIGGTPAVIRFLLEHGYLDGDCMTVTGKTMAENAQSYPRFPDGQDIIRPVSNPIKKTGHIQILRGNLAPEGSVAKITGKEGLYFSGPALVFEGEEAMLAAISENPSSFKGKVVVIRGEGPKGGPGMPEMLTPTSAIMGAGLGKDVALLTDGRFSGGSHGFVVGHICPEAQEGGSIGLVQNGDLISIDVQKRAINVELTDAELNERRKKWTSPPYKANRGVLHKYIKNVQPASVGCVTDE from the exons ATGCAAGCCACATTTCTGTCCTCCCGAACCACCGTCCTCCCCGCCACAAAGCCAGCTACCGCTATTCCCAACCGCCGCCAATGTCTTAGCGTTACCGCACAATCCCAAGCAACAGTAACAGCAGAACCTCCTTCTCCCTCAGCCGTAAAGCTCAACAAATACAGCTCGAGAATAACGGAGCCAAAGTCACAAGGCGCATCCCAGGCCATGTTGTACGGTGTCGGATTATCGGAAGATGACATGTCGAAACCCCAGGTGGGAATATCGTCGGTCTGGTACGAGGGGAACACGTGCAACATGCATTTGTTGAAGCTATCGGAGGAAGTGAAACGGGGCGTTGAGGAGGCCGGGATGATTGGGTTCAGATTCAATACGGTCGGGGTCAGCGATGGGATTTCGATGGGGACGAGAGGGATGTGCTTCAGTTTGCAGTCAAGGGATTTGATTGCTGATAGTATTGAAACTGTTATGAGTGCTCAGTGGTATGATGGGAATATCTCTATTCCTGGTTGTGATAAAAAT ATGCCAGGTACAATTATTGCAATGGGGAGGCTCAATCGGCCAAGTATTATGGTTTATGGTGGAACCATCAAG CCCGGTCATTTTCAAGGCAATACATTCGATATAGTATCTGCCTTCCAG TGTTATGGAGAGTATGTAAGTGGATCAATAAGTGATGAGCAGAGAAAGAATGTTATCCTTAACTCATGCCCTGGAGCAGGAGCCTGTGGGGGGATGTATACTGCAAACACCATGGCTTCTGCAATTGAAGCTATGGGAATGTCACTTCCTTACAG CTCTTCAATACCTGCTGAAGACCCATTGAAATTGGATGAATGCCGTTTGGCTGGGAAGTATCTACTAGAATTGTTAAAAATGGATTTAAAACCCCGGGATATTATCACCCGGAAATCTTTACGTAATGCAATGGTTATTGTCATGGCCCTAGGTGGATCAACCAATGCTGTGTTACATTTAATTGCCATAGCAAG GTCTGTTGGTCTAGAATTGACTCTTGATGATTTTCAGAAGGTTAGTGATGAGGTTccttttctggctgatttgaagCCCAGTGGCAAATATGTCATGGAGGATGTACACAAG ATTGGAGGAACACCTGCTGTGATTCGTTTTCTTTTGGAGCATGGGTATCTAGATGGGGATTGCATGACTG TGACCGGGAAGACAATGGCAGAAAATGCACAAAGCTACCCTCGTTTTCCTGATGGACAG GATATCATAAGACCGGTGTCAAATCCCATCAAGAAAACAGGGCACATCCAAATATTAAGAGGGAATCTTGCACCTGAGGGTTCTGTAGCAAAAATTACTGGAAAAGAAGGACTCTATTTCTCTG GACCTGCACTTGTCTTTGAAGGAGAGGAAGCTATGCTAGCGGCCATCTCTGAAAATCCTTCAAGTTTTAAG GGAAAAGTAGTAGTCATTAGAGGGGAGGGACCGAAGGGGGGACCAGGCATGCCTGAAATGTTGACACCAACAAGTGCTATAATGGGAGCAGGTCTTGGGAAG GATGTTGCATTGCTCACTGATGGTAGGTTTTCTGGAGGTTCACATGGATTCGTTGTAGGCCACATATGCCCTGAAGCACAG GAAGGTGGCTCCATTGGTCTTGTTCAAAATGGGGACCTCATCAGCATAGATGTTCAAAAGAGGGCCATAAACGTAGAGCTGACAGATGCTGAATTGAACGAGCGGAGAAAGAAGTGGACTTCACCTCCTTACAAGGCTAACAGAGGTGTCTTACATAAG TACATTAAGAATGTGCAACCAGCTTCAGTGGGGTGTGTGACAGATGAATAG
- the LOC107957081 gene encoding wall-associated receptor kinase-like 8, translated as MLLYGIFLSFRGISIRTTHVPAVLAWNPCDLGAELCALSNRFGGCLRRCGKVDIPYPFGIEDGCYMHEWFRVTCNETINGSNLYISSINLQLLNVSVLQGIATINNSITYSSCLKEDGDTDGVSINLKGTPFLFSTEYNIFISVGCGSLTTFSYSLTDEYPVRACMQPICANFLASDISCSTDLPSDLSSFAANMKEIYPSNDTKSCGSAFMVDHRYLNSLETINSKKTTLTHVPTTLQWSTPKRGLCFTSGSNTFLNEDRKYSWKNLSQSYLCVCTTYINVDENLFTNSCQGLDESHCHTEYKYCYMLCMDAFGSNCSSSTSCPDGYEYSDERDMCMRISRISYDPSFFSKKKSQKFPIIIGCSTSIGTVFALLGTWRLYKVLERRKDMKFKHKYFKRNGGLLLQQRLSNNDGNVENIHVFASNVLEKATDYYNDNRILGRGGQGTVYKGMLTDGSIVAIKKPILMEEKVLDEKKLEQFINEVILLSQINHRNVVKLLGCCLETKVPLLVYEFIPNGTLYQLIHEPNEEFPLTWEMRLRIASEIANALSYLHSAASVPIYHRDIKSSNILLDDKFRAKVSDFGTSKSIALEKTHVTTRVQGTFGYLDPEYFRSSQFTEKSDVYSFGVVLVEVLTGQKPVFSIQSEDEVRSLVAFFLLSMQNDSLFEVLDRTVKDGPKTEIEAFAKLAKRCLNLNGKKRPTMKQVALELEWIRSPEEADAIEQCADEDFDIDDTIEFSATASCSTSGLILNDSVTLTLDA; from the exons ATGTTGCTGTATGGGATTTTTTTATCTTTCCGCGGTATAAGCATCCGCACAACGCATGTTCCTGCAGTGTTGGCGTGGAACCCATGCGATTTGGGAG CTGAACTGTGCGCGCTATCTAACAGGTTTGGTGGATGTCTTAGAAGATGTGGGAAAGTTGATATTCCATATCCATTTGGAATAGAAGATGGGTGTTACATGCATGAATGGTTTAGAGTAACTTGCAATGAAACTATTAACGGGTCAAACCTTTATATAAGTAGCATCAACCTGCAATTGCTTAATGTTTCAGTTTTGCAAGGCATAGCTACCATCAACAATTCGATAACTTATTCCAGTTGCCTAAAGGAAGATGGAGACACTGATGGGGTTAGTATCAATTTAAAAGGAACCCCGTTTTTATTCTCAACTGAGTACAATATATTCATATCCGTAGGTTGCGGTAGTTTGACTACTTTTTCTTATAGTCTAACGGATGAATATCCTGTTCGTGCCTGCATGCAACCCATTTGTGCCAATTTTCTAGCCTCCGATATTAGCTGCTCTACGGATCTTCCTTCCGATCTAAGTTCCTTTGCTGCAAACATGAAAGAGATTTATCCTAGTAATGACACCAAGAGTTGTGGATCTGCTTTTATGGTTGACCACCGGTATCTCAATTCACTTGAGACAATAAATTCGAAGAAAACAACGTTGACGCACGTTCCCACAACATTGCAATGGTCCACACCAAAGCGTGGGTTGTGTTTCACAAGTGGTTCAAACACATTTTTGAACGAGGATCGTAAATACAGTTGGAAAAACTTAAGCCAAAGCTATCTATGTGTTTGCACAACGTATATTAATGTCGACGAAAATCTTTTTACTAATTCATGCCAAG GATTAGATGAAAGTCATTGCCATACAGAATACAAGTATTGTTATATGCTTTGTATGGATGCTTTCGGAAGCAATTGTTCATCATCAACATCGTGTCCTGATGGATATGAATACTCGGATGAAAGAGATATGTGCATGCGCATATCGCGCATATCCTATGATCCATCATTCTTTTCGAAGaaaaaatcacagaaatttccGATCATTATAG GTTGCAGCACTAGCATTGGGACGGTATTTGCTCTGCTTGGTACATGGCGTTTGTACAAAGTTCTAGAAAGAAGAAAAGATATGAAGTTTAAGCATAAATACTTTAAGCGAAACGGAGGTTTACTACTGCAACAACGATTGTCCAACAATGATGGTAATGTTGAGAACATACATGTGTTTGCTTCAAATGTGTTAGAAAAGGCGACAGATTACTATAATGATAATCGAATTCTTGGTCGAGGCGGCCAAGGAACTGTTTATAAAGGAATGTTAACTGATGGAAGCATTGTGGCAATTAAAAAACCTATATTGATGGAAGAGAAGGTATTAGATGAAAAGAAGCTTGAACAATTCATAAATGAGGTgatacttttatcacaaattaacCATAGAAATGTGGTTAAGCTTTTAGGATGTTGCCTAGAAACAAAAGTTCCTTTGTTGGTTTATGAGTTCATCCCAAATGGAACACTGTATCAACTCATTCATGAGCCGAATGAAGAGTTTCCATTGACATGGGAAATGCGTTTACGAATTGCAAGTGAAATCGCTAATGCTTTATCCTACTTGCATTCAGCTGCTTCCGTTCCTATCTATCATCGAGACATCAAATCTAGCAACATACTTTTGGATGATAAATTCAGAGCTAAGGTGTCGGATTTCGGAACTTCAAAATCAATTGCCTTGGAGAAAACTCATGTAACCACTCGAGTACAAGGAACTTTCGGATACTTAGATCCCGAGTATTTTCGATCAAGTCAGTTTACTGAAAAAAGTGATGTATATAGTTTTGGAGTTGTTCTTGTTGAAGTCTTAACAGGACAAAAACCCGTTTTCTCAATACAATCAGAGGATGAAGTGAGAAGCTTGGTGGCCTTTTTTCTACTTTCAATGCAGAATGATTCGTTATTTGAGGTTCTTGATCGAACTGTTAAGGACGGTCCAAAAACAGAGATCGAAGCATTTGCTAAGCTAGCAAAAAGATGCTTGAATCTTAACGGAAAGAAAAGACCCACCATGAAACAAGTTGCATTGGAACTGGAATGGATTAGATCACCAGAAGAAGCTGATGCCATCGAACAATGTGCCGATGAAGATTTTGATATTGATGATACGATTGAATTTTCAGCTACGGCTTCTTGTTCAACGTCTGGTTTAATTCTGAATGATAGTGTAACTTTGACATTAGATGCATAG
- the LOC107960478 gene encoding probable LRR receptor-like serine/threonine-protein kinase At4g37250: MSSINLQLLNVSVLQGTATINNSITYFNCRKEDGDTDGVRINLKGTPFLFSTEYNIFMSAGCGSLTTFSYSLTDEYPIRACLQPICANFATSNVNCATDVPFDLISFAINMKCIYPSNASRRSCRSAFIVDHRYLDSLKTINSNSNDTWTVTHVPATLQWATPKRGLFAESGEHCDITYRYCYMLCIDSLDSTCSSQSSCPHGYDYSNEKDMCKPSHLVDFVTEKMSEKSQYFPIIIGCSACIGTAFALVGAWCLYKVLNRRKYMLVEENMLHEMRLEQFINEVIILSQINHRNVVKLLGCCLETKVPLLVYEFIPNGTMYQLVHKPNEDFPLTWEMRLRIASETANALSYLHSAASISIYRRVIKSSNILLDDKYRAKVSDFGAEAPKSIALEKTHDKNPIFQHNQRKK, from the exons ATGAGTAGCATCAACCTGCAATTGCTTAATGTTTCAGTTCTGCAAGGCACAGCTACCATCAACAATTCGATAACTTATTTCAATTGCCGAAAGGAAGATGGAGACACTGATGGGGTTCGTATCAATTTAAAAGGAACCCCGTTTTTATTCTCAACTGAGTACAATATATTCATGTCCGCAGGTTGCGGTAGTTTGACTACTTTCTCTTATAGTCTAACGGATGAATATCCTATTCGTGCATGCCTGCAACCCATTTGTGCCAATTTTGCGACGTCCAATGTTAATTGCGCTACCGATGTCCCTTTTGATCTAATTTCCTTCGCTATAAACATGAAATGTATTTATCCTAGTAATGCTAGTAGGAGATCGTGTAGATCTGCTTTTATTGTTGACCACCGGTATCTTGATTCCCTTAAGACAATAAATTCAAACAGCAATGACACTTGGACAGTGACGCACGTTCCCGCAACACTGCAATGGGCCACACCAAAACGTGGGTTGT ttgCAGAATCCGGTGAACATTGCGATATAACATATAGGTATTGTTATATGCTTTGTATCGATTCTCTTGACAGCACTTGTTCTTCACAATCATCATGTCCTCATGGATATGATTACTCAAATGAAAAAGATATGTGCAAGCCATCCCATTTAGTAGACTTTGTGACGGAAAAAATGTCTGAAAAATCACAGTATTTTCCGATCATTATAG GTTGCAGCGCTTGTATTGGGACAGCATTTGCTCTAGTTGGTGCATGGTGTTTGTACAAAGTACTAAACAGAAGAAAGTATATGTTGGTTGAAGAGAATATGTTGCATGAAATGAGGCTTGAACAGTTCATAAATGAGGTGATAATTTTATCACAAATTAACCATAGAAATGTAGTTAAGCTTTTAGGATGTTGCCTAGAAACAAAAGTTCCTTTGCTGGTTTATGAGTTCATCCCAAATGGAACAATGTATCAACTCGTTCATAAGCCAAATGAAGACTTCCCATTGACATGGGAAATGCGTTTACGAATTGCAAGTGAAACTGCTAACGCTTTATCCTACTTGCATTCAGCTGCTTCCATCTCTATTTATCGTCGAGTCATCAAATCTAGCAACATACTTTTGGATGATAAATACAGAGCAAAGGTGTCTGATTTCGGAGCCGAGGCTCCTAAATCAATTGCATTGGAGAAAACTCAT GACAAAAACCCAATTTTTCAACACAATCAGAGGAAGAAGTGA
- the LOC107957080 gene encoding uncharacterized protein produces MEDMDIDSIVDIPDTPERLSSHQVNGGNFIDKESSLSVAGHVGGSSTTGEESLDRQRGRGRLLPTNGHNRKHYVNPLKLSGSTDEIERLKNTIFLSPPECTRENAPLFRKTATARSRNCLREQEKDKGKAPCSKLPSKSSGFQEDHTFLDLTEQRMHNQIPEMEFLQSASENCLTEGRTEGQMPTNGGSYASRTRCKGKEKVEVELRSIGSDMSNGKGVDLSHGSPLRIEKQFPASHQSVVSPRAVGKRRLVRNGCISPHNIAIRAKQNEQSQSNFRAEQNFDNVVSSSPCMLSEIVTEDNNSGKGKGVAHPHTPKEHDINVINLSSSPMSNNGEASGFGDVNRDACFEEKGGWRSTHNFSKNVDDTTGHHLRRFNNVGCQASQRNDNGVVKRNNASRGKTMIQCDSPQIFCATETAPVISNIDQISESSRANMLPKRQTKHGLTSRNNGESSRVTRNDSDIVFLGSSRVSSSSRSSNFHIAEHLDVLDLDNSPELRGINANNTDSVNDEDAEAKARQLEADEKLARELQEQLYHEIDENIAWTLQQEEDALHPTFRTLHEPDHRVSTRQSRMQPPLRNFQNSSNRRGVQTHFPTSARVSRLRNRILNQPRMAPSRTRNFQFPLDMDLDMRLDILEAMEAAIGDSDDMGMASHIFQIQRDFNENDYEMLLALDDNNHQHGGASINQINSLPLSKVQTDNFEEACAICLETPAIGETIRHLPCLHKFHKDCIDPWLSRKTSCPVCKSSIT; encoded by the exons ATGGAGGACATGGACATTGATTCAATAGTAGACATACCTGACACTCCTGAAAGATTATCTTCACATCAAGTGAATGGAGGGAATTTTATTGACAAAGAAAGCAGTCTATCAGTAGCTGGTCATGTGGGAGGTTCTAGTACCACAGGTGAAGAATCTTTGGATAGGCAAAGGGGCAGAGGTAGGCTGCTTCCCACAAATGGGCACAATAGGAAGCATTATGTAAACCCTCTGAAACTTTCTGGAAGTACTGATGAAATTGAGCGTCTGAAAAACACCATTTTCTTATCCCCACCAGAGTGCACTCGAGAAAATGCTCCTTTATTTAGGAAAACAGCAACGGCGAGAAGCCGAAATTGCCTTCGAGAGCAAGAGAAGGATAAAGGAAAGGCTCCTTGCTCTAAGTTACCTTCTAAATCATCTGGATTCCAAGAAGATCACACCTTTCTAGATTTAACTGAACAGAGAATGCACAATCAAATACCTGAAATGGAATTTCTACAAAGTGCGTCAGAAAACTGCTTAACTGAAGGAAGAACAGAAGGTCAGATGCCAACAAATGGTGGTTCTTATGCATCCAGAACTAGGtgcaagggaaaggaaaaagttgaaGTTGAACTTAGAAGTATAGGTTCAGATATGAGTAATGGAAAAGGGGTGGATCTTTCTCATGGTTCCCCACTTAGAATAGAAAAGCAATTTCCTGCATCTCATCAGTCTGTTGTCTCACCAAGAGCAGTTGGGAAAAGAAGATTGGTCCGAAATGGCTGCATCTCCCCCCATAATATAGCCATCAGGGCTAAACAAAACGAACAATCGCAAAGCAACTTTAGAGCTGAGCAAAATTTTGACAATGTGGTTAGCAGCAGTCCTTGTATGCTTAGCGAGATCGTTACTGAAGATAATAATAGTGGTAAAGGAAAAGGAGTTGCCCATCCTCACACACCTAAGGAGCATGATAtcaatgttattaatttgtctagCAG CCCTATGAGTAATAATGGAGAAGCTAGTGGTTTTGGTGATGTGAATAGAGATGCATGTTTTGAAGAAAAAGGTGGATGGAGAAGCActcacaacttttcaaagaatGTAGACGATACAACTGGACATCATTTACGTAGGTTTAATAATGTTGGATGTCAAGCGAGTCAACGAAATGATAATGGAGTTGTGAAAAGAAATAATGCTAGTAGAGGAAAGACCATGATTCAATGTGATTCTCCTCAAATTTTTTGCGCAACTGAGACAGCTCCTGTGATCTCAAACATCGACCAAATAAGTGAATCTTCTCGTGCAAACATGCTGCCTAAAAGGCAAACAAAACATGGATTAACCTCAAGAAATAATGGTGAAAGCTCTAGGGTCACTCGTAATGATTCAGACATTGTGTTTCTTGGTTCATCTAGGGTATCATCTAGTTCAAGGTCATCTAATTTTCATATTGCGGAACACCTGGATGTTTTGGATCTTGACAACTCACCTGAATTGAGAGGGATAAATGCCAATAATACAGACTCTGTGAATGATGAGGATGCAGAGGCTAAGGCTAGACAACTTGAAGCTGATGAAAAGCTGGCCCGGGAACTCCAAGAACAATTATATCATGAG ATTGATGAAAACATTGCATGGACACTTCAGCAGGAGGAAGATGCACTCCATCCTACTTTTCGGACTCTCCATGAGCCAGATCAT AGAGTCTCAACAAGGCAGTCTCGTATGCAGCCTCCATTGCGGAACTTTCAGAATTCTTCAAATAGGAGAGGAGTGCAGACTCATTTCCCTACTTCTGCTAGAGTTTCAAGGTTAAGGAATCGAATATTGAATCAACCTCGAATGGCACCATCTAGGACAAGGAATTTTCAATTTCCTTTAGACATGGACTTAGATATG AGACTTGATATACTGGAAGCCATGGAGGCTGCAATTGGAGATTCTGATGACATGGGAATGGCTAGTCACATATTCCAAATTCAGCGTGATTTTAATGA AAATGATTACGAAATGCTATTGGCCCTTGATGATAACAATCATCAGCACGGTGGTGCATCTATTAATCAGATTAACAGTTTGCCACTTTCCAAAGTACAG ACAGATAATTTCGAAGAAGCTTGTGCCATATGCCTTGAAACTCCTGCCATTGGAGAAACCATTCGCCATCTTCCTTGTCTACATAAATTTCACAAGGAT TGTATCGATCCATGGCTGAGCAGGAAAACATCATGCCCGGTTTGCAAATCATCTATCACTTGA